Proteins from a genomic interval of Lycium ferocissimum isolate CSIRO_LF1 chromosome 2, AGI_CSIRO_Lferr_CH_V1, whole genome shotgun sequence:
- the LOC132035467 gene encoding hemoglobin-2-like, with amino-acid sequence MSSFTEEQEALVVKSWDSMKKNAGEWGLKFFLKIFEIAPSAKKLFSFLKDSNVPLEQNPKLKIHAKSVLVMTCEAAVQLRKAGKVVLRDSTLKKIGATHLKYGVVDEHFEVTKYALLETIKEAIPEMWSVDMKNAWGEAYDQLVSAIKTEMK; translated from the coding sequence ATGAGTAGCTttacagaagaacaagaagCTTTGGTAGTCAAGTCATGGGACTCAATGAAGAAGAATGCTGGTGAATGGGGTCTCAAATTCTTTCTCAAGATATTTGAGATTGCACCATCGGCTAAAAAGCTTTTCTCATTCCTCAAAGATTCAAATGTGCCTTTGGAACAGAATCCTAAACTCAAGATCCATGCTAAATCTGTCCTCGTCATGACTTGTGAAGCTGCAGTTCAACTTAGAAAAGCAGGAAAGGTTGTGTTGAGGGATTCAACTCTCAAAAAAATAGGTGCTACACACTTGAAATATGGTGTGGTTGATGAACACTTTGAGGTAACCAAGTATGCCTTGTTGGAAACAATCAAAGAAGCAATTCCAGAAATGTGGAGTGTTGATATGAAGAATGCATGGGGAGAAGCTTATGATCAATTGGTTAGCGCCATCAAGACCGAGATGAAGTAG
- the LOC132047541 gene encoding uncharacterized protein LOC132047541, with protein sequence MNSLERVLPNDLIQGVMDTEIGERQLPDKSIWTPTTNGNFTCSSAWQTVRQKQEVDPLAKMIWAKGTPLKISFFMWRLLRKKLHLDDRILSLGIQTDSNCNCCGEQISEKVDHVFATSPFAVRIWKQMATPPGISHQGNSVQRVLDCWWRASISKRFSKVNNNWNWATTCQRAESYKENLTSMMLYWDKPSGHSWKLNTDGSYMERSRASGMGELLGREMEEWLWPLLNTSNAPLTIPVNYKPQCMDSSVNMLKGNTTEPWRIRKTIEAAQRIIQQKQIKVQHCYKEANAVADNLAKRAALNVAEDSIFLHEDELPENSRGPLRMDLLHLASFRLKACKYSGWYFEPP encoded by the exons ATGAATTCTCTGGAGAGAGTACTACCTAATGACTTGATTCAGGGTGTCATGGATACTGAGATTGGAGAGAGACAACTTCCAGACAAGAGCATATGGACTCCTACTACAAATGGAAACTTCACATGCTCCTCAGCTTGGCAGACCGTCAGACAAAAACAGGAAGTAGATCCTTTAGCCAAAATGATATGGGCTAAAGGAACCCCTCTTAAAATATCCTTCTTTATGTGGAGATTGCTTCGcaaaaaactacatttagatgACAGAATTCTAAGTCTAGGAATTCAGACTGACTCTAATTGTAATTGCTGCGGGGAACAAATTTCAGAAAAAGTGGATCATGTGTTTGCTACTAGTCCATTTGCTGTGAGAATTTGGAAACAGATGGCAACACCTCCAGGCATTTCGCATCAAGGAAACTCAGTTCAAAGGGTACTTGATTGCTGGTGGAGG GCTTCTATTTCTAAAAGATTCAGCAAAGTGAATAACAACTGGAATTGGGCAACAACTTGTCAAAGAGCTGAAAGCTACAAGGAAAACCTCACCAGCATGATGCTTTATTGGGACAAACCATCAGGTCATTCATGGAAGCTGAATACTGATGGCAGTTATATGGAAAGAAGCAGAGCATCTGGTATGGGGGAATTGTTAGGAAGGGAAATGGAAGAATGGTTATGGCCTTTGCTAAACACATCCAATGCTCCACTAACAATTCCTGTGAATTACAAGCCGCAATGCATGGACTCATCTG TGAACATGCTCAAAGGAAACACGACTGAACCTTGGAGGATCAGGAAGACAATAGAGGCAGCTCAAAGGATCATTCAACAAAAACAGATTAAAGTTCAGCATTGCTATAAAGAAGCAAATGCTGTAGCAGACAATTTGGCAAAGAGAGCAGCTTTAAATGTGGCCGAGGACAGCATATTCCTTCATGAAGATGAGCTgccagaaaattctagaggaccTTTGAGGATGGACTTGCTCCATTTAGCCTCCTTTAGATTAAAAGCTTGTAAATACTCTGGTTGGTATTTTGAGCCACCATGA